The Sagittula sp. P11 genome window below encodes:
- a CDS encoding glycosyltransferase — protein MSKLVVSLTTIPSRVPYLSATLDSLLAQNTRPDAIEINVPRTYRRPEFGTLDTALLPDGLDVHMIGSDYGPATKILPTVERYRDQDALLVYCDDDYSYDPDWLTRLTETAARHPEAVIAERWRSSLKWEGAQRWMHRRNSLSYRLRRIASLGLWRPLRTGGYVPDIAEGAGGVLIRPHFVDAEAYDIPDKFWAVDDIWLSGIFQKNGHPVVPTGISRRGPDQSTVVDGKLIREVDALLDLVHDGMDRWQLNVACIEHMRARFGVFDKGRISRN, from the coding sequence TTGAGCAAGCTGGTTGTTTCCCTGACGACGATTCCGTCGCGCGTGCCCTACCTGTCCGCCACGCTCGACAGCCTGCTGGCCCAGAACACCCGCCCCGACGCGATCGAGATCAACGTCCCCCGGACCTACCGCCGCCCGGAATTCGGCACGCTCGACACCGCGCTGCTGCCCGACGGCCTCGACGTCCACATGATCGGGTCGGACTACGGCCCGGCCACCAAGATCCTGCCGACGGTCGAGCGTTACCGCGACCAGGACGCGCTTCTTGTCTACTGCGACGACGACTACTCCTACGATCCGGACTGGCTGACCCGCCTGACGGAAACCGCGGCAAGACACCCCGAGGCGGTCATCGCCGAGCGTTGGCGCTCCTCCCTCAAGTGGGAAGGGGCACAGCGCTGGATGCACCGCCGCAACAGCCTCTCGTACCGCCTGCGCCGGATTGCGTCGCTCGGACTGTGGCGGCCGCTGCGCACCGGCGGCTACGTGCCCGACATCGCCGAGGGGGCGGGCGGCGTGCTGATCCGGCCGCATTTCGTCGACGCGGAAGCCTATGACATCCCGGACAAGTTCTGGGCGGTGGACGACATCTGGCTCTCCGGCATCTTCCAGAAGAACGGCCACCCGGTCGTGCCCACCGGCATCTCGCGCCGCGGCCCGGACCAGAGCACCGTGGTCGACGGCAAGCTGATCCGCGAGGTGGACGCCTTGCTGGACCTCGTTCACGACGGCATGGACCGCTGGCAGCTCAACGTCGCCTGCATCGAGCATATGCGCGCGCGCTTCGGCGTCTTCGACAAGGGGCGCATCAGCCGCAACTGA
- the polA gene encoding DNA polymerase I, which translates to MAETFGKGCHLHLIDGSAYIFRAFHALPPLTRKSDGLPIGAVSGFCNMLHRYVEDNHGPDAPTHVAVVFDKGSHTFRNDLYEDYKANREAMPEELRPQIPLTREATEAFNIACKEIEGFEADDIMATLACMARKAGGRVTILSSDKDLMQLVGDGVEMLDPMKNRRIDREGVMEKFGVGPERVVDVQALAGDSVDNVPGAPGIGIKTAALLINEFGSLEELLDRAEEIKQPKRRETLIEKRAQIELSKKLVQLDCDMELPFTLDDLEVKEPDPDTLLAFLTKMEFRTLTKRIAENAGVDAPAIPEPAQQDTPEAAPDWPAIDPAAYECVQDMAALERWIARAMDLGTVAVDTETTGLNEMLCDLVGISLAVAPGEACYIPLAHLAEDGGEGLFASDAKAEGQIPMQQALDALKPLLEDASVMKIGQNMKYDAKIFSRYGIEIAPIDDTMLMSYALHGGEHLHGMDTLSERYLSHTPIPIKDLLGTGKGQITFDRVPLDKATGYAAEDADITLRLALTFKPQLHRARVTRVYETLERPLVPVLKAMEMQGIKVDRATLSRMSGKFAQKMAELEEEIHELAGEKFNVGSPAQLGDILFEKMSLPGGKRGKNGKYSTPADVLEDLATEHDLPGRVLDWRQLSKLKSTYTDALQEHINPDTGRVHTSYSIAGANTGRLASNDPNLQNIPVRSEEGRRIREAFVAPEGHTLVSLDYSQIELRILAHMADIDALKEAFRDGLDIHAMTASEMFNVPLDEMTPDIRRQAKAINFGVIYGISGFGLARNLRIPRGEAQGFIDRYFERFPGIKQYMDDTVKFATEHKRVETLFGRVIHTPEIGAKGPRAGFAKRAAINAPIQGTAADIIRRAMVRMPDAIAKIPAKMLLQVHDELIFEVEDGAADDLIDAAREVMQNACDPVVKLDVPLVVDAGQGANWAEAH; encoded by the coding sequence ATGGCGGAAACTTTCGGCAAGGGCTGCCATCTGCACCTGATCGACGGATCGGCCTACATCTTCCGCGCCTTCCACGCGCTGCCGCCGCTGACGCGCAAGTCTGACGGGCTGCCCATCGGCGCGGTGTCGGGCTTCTGCAACATGCTGCACCGCTACGTGGAGGACAACCACGGCCCCGACGCGCCGACCCATGTGGCCGTCGTCTTCGACAAGGGCAGCCACACCTTCCGCAACGACCTCTACGAGGACTACAAGGCCAACCGCGAGGCCATGCCGGAAGAGCTGCGCCCGCAGATCCCCCTGACCCGCGAAGCGACCGAAGCCTTCAACATCGCCTGCAAGGAGATCGAGGGATTCGAGGCAGACGACATCATGGCGACACTGGCCTGCATGGCGCGCAAGGCCGGCGGCCGGGTCACGATCCTGTCCTCGGACAAGGACCTCATGCAGCTGGTCGGCGACGGTGTCGAAATGCTCGACCCGATGAAGAACAGGCGCATCGACCGCGAAGGCGTGATGGAGAAATTCGGCGTCGGGCCGGAACGCGTGGTGGACGTGCAGGCGCTTGCGGGCGATTCCGTCGACAACGTGCCCGGCGCGCCCGGCATCGGCATCAAGACCGCCGCCCTCCTGATCAACGAGTTCGGCTCCCTCGAAGAGCTTCTGGACCGCGCCGAAGAGATCAAGCAGCCCAAGCGCCGCGAGACCCTGATCGAGAAGCGCGCCCAGATCGAACTGTCGAAGAAGCTCGTGCAGCTCGACTGCGACATGGAGCTGCCCTTCACCCTCGACGACCTCGAGGTGAAGGAACCCGATCCCGACACGCTGCTCGCCTTCCTGACGAAGATGGAGTTCCGCACCCTGACGAAGCGGATCGCCGAGAACGCCGGGGTGGACGCGCCCGCCATCCCGGAACCGGCCCAGCAGGACACGCCGGAGGCCGCGCCGGACTGGCCCGCCATCGACCCCGCCGCCTACGAATGCGTGCAGGACATGGCGGCGCTCGAACGCTGGATCGCCCGCGCCATGGACCTCGGCACCGTCGCCGTCGACACGGAGACCACCGGCCTCAACGAAATGCTCTGCGACCTCGTCGGCATCTCGCTGGCGGTCGCCCCGGGCGAAGCGTGCTACATCCCGCTCGCCCACCTCGCAGAGGACGGCGGCGAGGGGCTTTTCGCCTCCGACGCCAAGGCCGAGGGCCAGATCCCCATGCAGCAGGCGCTCGACGCGCTCAAGCCGCTGCTCGAAGACGCCTCGGTCATGAAGATCGGGCAGAACATGAAATACGACGCAAAGATCTTCTCCCGCTACGGGATCGAGATCGCGCCGATCGACGACACGATGCTGATGTCCTACGCGCTGCACGGCGGCGAACACCTGCACGGCATGGACACGCTGTCCGAACGCTACCTTTCGCACACCCCGATCCCGATCAAGGACCTGCTGGGCACCGGCAAGGGGCAGATCACCTTCGACCGCGTGCCGCTCGACAAGGCCACCGGCTATGCCGCCGAGGATGCGGACATCACCCTGCGCCTCGCGCTGACCTTCAAGCCGCAGCTGCACCGCGCGCGCGTCACCCGTGTCTACGAGACGCTGGAACGCCCGCTGGTGCCCGTGCTCAAGGCCATGGAAATGCAGGGCATCAAGGTGGACCGCGCCACGCTGTCCCGCATGTCCGGCAAGTTCGCGCAGAAGATGGCCGAGCTGGAGGAAGAGATCCACGAGCTCGCGGGCGAGAAGTTCAACGTCGGCTCTCCGGCACAGCTTGGCGACATCCTGTTCGAGAAGATGAGCCTGCCCGGCGGCAAACGCGGCAAGAACGGCAAGTACAGCACCCCTGCGGACGTGCTCGAAGACCTCGCCACGGAACACGACCTGCCGGGCCGCGTGCTCGACTGGCGGCAGCTGTCAAAGCTGAAGTCGACCTACACCGACGCGCTGCAGGAACACATCAACCCCGACACGGGGCGCGTGCACACCTCCTATTCCATCGCGGGTGCGAACACCGGGCGACTGGCGTCGAACGATCCGAACCTGCAGAACATCCCCGTCCGCTCGGAGGAAGGCCGCCGCATCCGCGAGGCCTTCGTCGCGCCGGAAGGGCATACGCTGGTTTCCCTCGACTACAGCCAGATCGAACTGCGCATCCTCGCCCACATGGCCGACATCGACGCGCTGAAGGAGGCCTTCCGCGACGGTCTGGACATTCACGCCATGACGGCGAGCGAGATGTTCAACGTGCCGCTCGACGAGATGACCCCCGACATCCGCCGTCAGGCCAAGGCCATCAACTTCGGCGTGATCTACGGCATCTCGGGCTTCGGCCTCGCCCGCAACCTGCGCATTCCGCGCGGCGAGGCGCAGGGCTTCATCGACCGCTACTTCGAACGCTTCCCCGGCATCAAGCAGTACATGGACGACACGGTGAAGTTCGCCACCGAACACAAGCGGGTCGAGACCCTGTTCGGCCGCGTCATCCACACGCCCGAGATCGGCGCCAAGGGCCCGCGTGCCGGTTTCGCCAAGCGCGCCGCGATCAACGCACCGATCCAGGGCACCGCCGCCGACATCATCCGCCGCGCCATGGTCCGGATGCCCGACGCCATCGCGAAGATCCCCGCGAAGATGCTTTTGCAGGTGCACGACGAACTGATCTTCGAGGTCGAGGACGGCGCCGCCGACGACCTGATCGACGCGGCCCGCGAGGTCATGCAGAACGCCTGCGATCCGGTGGTGAAACTCGACGTGCCGCTGGTCGTCGACGCGGGGCAGGGGGCGAACTGGGCAGAGGCGCACTGA